From Algoriphagus sp. NG3, the proteins below share one genomic window:
- a CDS encoding YdcF family protein — protein sequence MFFYLSQFLSFLAMPLTIISLLWVIGLLYIKKKWGKRCLWIGLILLWFFSNQFIANQAMLAWEPDFKDFNEIKNHEYGIVLTGVTNLSKTAYDRTFFNKGADRITHALQLYRMGKIKKILITGGQGLNPVNPQSEAELLERFLLMAGVPEEDIMIEDQSKNTAQNAAFTKEFLDAKGIDTNQEFLLITSAFHMYRAKGCFDKAGLKTQTFPTDYYSHDTKYDLPAFLYPNPSSIENWHKLTKEWIGILVYKLVGYI from the coding sequence TGCTGTATATCAAGAAAAAATGGGGAAAAAGGTGTCTTTGGATTGGCTTGATTCTCCTTTGGTTTTTCTCCAATCAGTTTATTGCAAATCAAGCAATGTTGGCTTGGGAACCTGATTTCAAAGACTTCAATGAAATCAAAAACCATGAATATGGGATTGTGCTGACTGGGGTGACTAACCTCAGCAAAACCGCCTATGACCGTACCTTTTTCAATAAAGGAGCGGATCGCATCACACATGCATTACAGCTTTACCGGATGGGCAAAATAAAAAAAATCCTTATCACCGGTGGACAAGGCCTAAATCCTGTCAATCCACAATCAGAAGCTGAGCTTTTGGAGCGGTTTTTATTGATGGCCGGTGTCCCTGAAGAAGACATTATGATCGAAGATCAATCGAAAAATACTGCTCAAAATGCCGCGTTTACTAAGGAGTTTTTAGATGCAAAAGGAATTGACACAAACCAGGAATTTTTGCTGATCACTTCCGCTTTTCACATGTATAGAGCGAAAGGATGCTTTGATAAGGCGGGTTTAAAAACCCAAACTTTTCCTACAGACTACTACAGTCATGACACAAAATATGACCTTCCAGCATTTTTATATCCTAACCCTTCATCAATCGAAAACTGGCACAAATTGACAAAGGAATGGATTGGGATTTTGGTATACAAGTTAGTCGGGTATATTTGA